Part of the Marasmius oreades isolate 03SP1 chromosome 5, whole genome shotgun sequence genome is shown below.
GGATGATTTTGAGATGGGTCTAGTCATTGACGATGACGTTGATCTTAGCCCCAGCCGGCTTCTTCATAGCGCTCAGCGACGTCGGAGAGCGAAAGGCCTACATAATCAACGCAGTCGTCGCCTACCCACCCAACCAACGTCAATCTGAGGCCACCTTCAAGATTAAAACCTGAAAGAGCAAAATCCCCAGTCAATCCACCACCATCCTCTGCTCGTCAACTCCAAAAACTTAGGCTGTCACCCTCGCCTCCTTTACATCCCCACCCGCTCACAAACATTCCAGACCTTTTCACAGACCCCATCACCGCGACGTCCTCCTTCTTAGCCCCGAAACCTGGAAGCTTACGTGGACAGAACACGGAAACTCACTAGAAAGGCATCGCTCTCCTCTCTTATGGATAAGAGTCAATCTCAAGCTTCAGGCTCGGGATCGACATCGACTAGCACAGACAAAGCTCATTACGAGGAACCCACTGCAGCCTCCCGAGCAAGGACGCAGACCTGATTTTGTCACAACCAGAGTACAAGCTTGGGAAATAGGAATCATCTTTGCTAGAGGAAAGGACAACGGGACAGGATTTGTTTTCGTGTAAGCCCAGTTCTCGAGGTACGGCAGTTTCCGTAGTTAATACTTCGACTTCTTCCATGGTGGTGGTCTCGCAATCAATGCAAGTCTCCGAGAGGCGAGGTATTGGGGGGAAAGGGGCAAACACATGGAGCGGTGAGGTCGCCGAAAATGCATGATACAATAAAACGTAGTGCCCGCCCTTGCCACCACTGAGATGCTGGCGTGAGGTTGCGGATGTCATTGGGCTATCGGGTTGTCGTGAATCAAAACCGACGTTCTGTGCTCGATTAGAGACATCGTGATAATCGTGATATCCCTTGTGAAACTTGGGCCCGAACAACTGGTATCTGGAGAATGATGAGGATCTGACAGATAAAGTGAAAAGTCGACACGCACCTGTAATTCGAACACTCTGTCAACGTTTGGATCGCTAGCAAGGTCAATTAAATGTTCTCGCATCTCTTGATAGGCGTCTTCGCGAACCGCAAGTTTGTACAGGTTTAAGAACGGTAGCTCCCGAGGCAGACTGCGGGAAACCCCCCCAAAGGAATAAGATTCCGGTCGAAACATGCTTTCCTTTGGTTGACGCATGTGAATGTAAAACTCTCTTGGGATGCGTAAGGGAACAGGAATCAATTCGGAATCCACGGATGACCATAGGATATAGCGACCCGGGGTGCTGCCAGGGCGAAGCTGGACGATATCCCACCTCTTATTGGTGCGGGCTTTCAGATTGTTGAACATCGTAGGTACAACCGCTAACGATGCTGGAGTGCGTTCGCCCTGCTGCCTTAATCTCCATCGCGGTCTCATGGCTTTGATCCACGCAGAGTAATTGATGTATGGATCCGGAGAAAGTTTTGTAAGggcctcatcctcttccggCTCTGGCGTTGATTGACGAATAAACTTTCGCTCAACCGGTGCGAGTCGAACTCTAGGCACCTGGGATGGATATGTTCTTCAGAGCCATCTAGCACGCCAGCGGGTTTGAAAAAGTCTGTTAGTTTGTTCGGCTTGAATTTGTCCACGGCATTCAATGGCAACACGCCTGTGTAACCAGTCGGGATGGTGGATTCGAGGTAAAGGGTTCGCAACCTTCTGCATCGCAGTGGGAATGGTAATCACTTTTTGGATGACTGAGCCAAGGACGCTGTTGTCCTTCAGCCATTTCCGGAGGTAGCTTCGCTTGATGCTCTCTTCCGCAGAAAACAAGAACTGCGCGCTCAGTAACCGGAGCACCATCCGGTCGCGCCGAAATGATGAACTTGCATGCGAGACCCTTGTCCTTGACCATTTGGCTCCCGAGAAACTCAGCCAGACGCCGAGCCGTGCTTATCGACATGTTTCGATTTTCAGCGATGAGGTCGACAAGCTCGTCATCCGAAAGGTCAATGGCTTTACGAAACAGTACATCAGGTTCCGAGAAGGAACTTCTCGAATAGTTGTGACTGTAAAGATCTTGATGAGCTACGCTTCACCTCAAAACCTTTCAATTCGGCCTGATtgaatgtcttcctctttcgATGAAGGCAGAATCATGGCTTTGTAGGGGCCATCAAGCTCGAAGAAAATTGAGTTCTCGCTGTGGACTTCGTAAAGGCGTGCTTCGGGATCAAGATCGTGGCATTGATGATTGGTGAACTCGGCATGGACGAGGTGATTAAGCATTGTGCAAGGGTACGAAAATCCAATAGCCTTGCCATTGCTAAGTTCGAACTTGTAGTTCTCCGGAAACATTCTAGGGAGCATGCACCATATGCCATCTGTGTCCAACTCAAGGGGACTGCCGATTTGCTCACGAGGGCCCGTGCCATCTGAATGATAGTAGCACCAGTCAGACAGGTGATCCCTGCCATCTCCATCGAATGCCAGCGAGCACGTATCCATAAAAGGAGTTGAGAATACATTTGTTTGCAAGCTGAAGCGAGTCGTAGATGACAATCATCTTCTTGGCTTCGTCGATTTCCACTATTGAGCGACCTTCGCTGACCACGTTATCCAAGTTTTCTTCCAAGTCTTGAGTAGGCCCTTGTACTCGTATCTGCGGTCACGAAAACGGCGCACAGTATCGACATAGAAGGGATTCTCCCGTTGGCACTCCTCTCCACTTTTGTGCCTTTCGTCTTTTTTGTAAACCTTACGAGAATAGTCACCCAGTCGTTTGTGCATCAACGCCGCCTGTTCAGTAGGTGTGAGGTCGGTATATCGTCGTTCTGGACCACCAGGTCGTTTCTGCGGGAAGGACTCTTGATTCAGAGCATGTCGAATCATGTTATACTCGCCACGATGAGCTGGGAAGAATTCTCCTCTCAGACTGCACAGACAGACTCGTCGACCATTGACCCAGGCTGCAGACGATTTGATAACATGATGTTGGGATACATAGCAGCGAAATCAAGATGATAAATAAGCGGGCTGTCTGTTCGTTTCGGGTTGTCGCGTAGTGTCTCAAGAGCAGACTGGATATCCGACTTGACTTGGTCGTAGTTGGTGACGTCGTCCAAAGACGCTTTGGACTCTTCGACGATacagaaggtcaatgtggcaTCCAAGTCACCGATCAACTTTTGACAAATAGTTAGTTCGAGATACAAATATCAAGACCGGAATCCTCACCTTCTCGACCGCTGACGGAGTTATCTTGAAGTCCGTAGAAATATCGCTCCTGAAGACACCAGCTTCCAGGGCTTCAACATGTCCTCCCACGTACGTTTCCGAGGCCAAGAGATGGTCATCATAGAAATTGCCATGCTCTTCCTCGTGTTTATTTGGCATAATGATACGGCCTCTGTAGGCTTCCACCTGGAGACTGTACGTCCATCAAACCTATCATAATATAAGGGAAGGAAGTCTCACCATTAACAACTCTCTTGAGAGGGAGCAACGGCATCGGAAACAGAATACTGTGCAAGAGTTGAGATTGTGCACAAATTACTTGGGCGGATTTTGCTTTTGACAACGAGAGTACTGGGAAGTTGGCAAGCTTAGGTAGATGGGTATCGAAATATGAATCGTATTTGCGAGAGGAAAGGGCAACGGTACATGATCTGTTTTCATTCTCGTGATTCGGGGCAGTTAATACTTCGACTTTTTCCTGCCACCAGCAGAGTTAACGATGTGAAGCTTGACTGCCGCCGGGCAAACACATGGAGCGGTGAGAATACAAGAAAACATAGTGCCATTGAGATACTGGCGTGAGGTTGCGGAAACAAAGGAGTTGAAGTATGTGAGTAACAGAGCCGGCAACATTGCATCCTCCGTACCTGTTACAAGAATAATCAGTCCCAGTTACGACGCCAAGAAGCAAAGTTCACTTACCAACTGCGTCTGCAACTGCGATACGAGCTCGATCTCCGAATTCCCGTCGCAGATGGCAGCGGCTTTCTGGCGTTTTGTTCCGCCGCTTCTCATCGTCACTGCCTTATTTATGATAATTGATCATTGACCGAGCAGAGGTTGCCTGTTAAGACTTCACTTGTACAAGATAGCGGGCGGCTCGCTGGAGATCATTTAAGCTGCTGATGGGGAGAGAAATCAGTCTTCATTTGGTTGAATCAGGACAGACAAATCTTACTTGTTGTCCTCATGCCACCTTGAGCAAAAGTGCCAATGCCGACTTTAGTCAGACAATATATTGACTTTTGGCTCGTTGGAGACGTTGCGCTCGTCGCTAGTCGCGTTTCAGTCTAGATGGTCCTTACTAAGCCCTAATCCTAGAACGCGGGTTTTCGAGGTTTTCTGTCAGCTCGACGATCCCAACTCCAGCATCCTCCAAGTTGTCCAACTTATCGTCTATGCACGATCCAACTGACGTCGAGTTTTTTCGTACTGCGCTGGTTCAATGAGAACCGGtgtgaagaaggaagaaagggCGAGCTAGTCCATGAAGGtacagaaacaaaaaacaagTTGAAGTTTGAAATGAGTCAGCGAGTCAGGACTCAGGATGAACAACCCTTTAGACCCAGCTTGGTGCACGAAGCAAGTGATTATTGATTAATTGATTCCTCGCACTGGTCTAGAGCAAAGACTCTGGACGATGAACGATGAACCAGGAATATCATAATTGAGTGGAGAATTAGAATTGCTTGTTTTTGATGGTGTAATATTAGTAAGCTGGATGCGGTCTTAGTCGGATCTGAAATTGCCCGTCCCCATTTCTCGGCCGCCATCCATGTCTGCTAGAAAGCTGCCCCGTTGTAAGAAGTGCTCGCGTCCGAAAAAGGGTCATCCTCGTTCGGGATGCCCACTCAATATCCACGGCACACGCAACCTTCCGAAAGAAACTCATGATCAGCAGAGCTTGGAGGACCTTTTGGGCAGTGGTGATCAAGTGCTTGACGGAAATCCGCACATTTTGACTGCTCTAGATCGGGGGAAATTGG
Proteins encoded:
- the POL2_1 gene encoding DNA polymerase epsilon catalytic subunit; protein product: MFPENYKFELSNGKAIGFSYPCTMLNHLVHAEFTNHQCHDLDPEARLYEVHSENSIFFELDGPYKAMILPSSKEEDIQSGRIERF